The DNA sequence tgTCCTCGGACCCGATGATACTCACAATACTCCTTTCGGTTTCCTCCTCTTTTTTTGCCTTTCAATGGCCGTGCTGGGGGAATTTTttccgtatggcagacttctttgtatatTTCAACCAAGGATGCCCTAAGAGGAGTGTAGTTATGGTACTTCTTAATTTTCTCCCCTTGTTTGTCATATTTCTTTTTGGATTCCTTGTCTCTGTCACGGTAGGAGGGTCCCGATTTCGAGGATTCCCCTAAACGAgcattttcttccatgttgatgtatttttcagCTCTCTCCTGTACTTCGTCGAGGGTAGTCGGGTACTTTTTCGATATAGATTGGCTGAAAGGTCCCTCTCGCAGACcgttgatgagtcccatgattGCGGCTTCCGTGGgtaaactttgtatgtccatgcatgttttgttgaacctttccatgtagttgcgaaggctctcctgatctccttgtttgattccTAATAAGCTGGGGGCGTGCTTAGCTTTATCCTTTTGAATGGAAAATCTTGCTAGGAATTTTTTAGCTAGGTCgtcgaaacttgagatggatTTTGGTGGTAAGTTGTTGAACCACCGCATAGCTGTTTTTGTCAGAGTTGTTAGGAAGGCTTTACAGCGAACAGCATCTGgggcatcagtgaggtacattctgcttctgaagttacTGAGATGGTGGTTGGGATCCGTGGTGCCGTCGTATAGAGCCATATCTGGGAGTTTGAAGTCTTTCGGAATTTTgattttcataatttctctggtgaaggGGTCTTGCTCTTTGTGCGAATTTTCTTCTGGATTAGCGCGGGGAGCTTTTGATTTGAGATCAGCTTCCAATTGCTGTAGCTTTTCTTCTAATTCCCGACATCTCCGTATTTCCCTTTGTAGATCCCTTCCGATTTCTCGTTGTTGGTGGGTTTCTTTTTCCAGCTGCTTTAAGTGATCTAGAAGTGTTTCTATGGTCCCTGCATTTGGTGAACCTTTGTTTCTATTAGTTTTCGGTGTGTCTTGTAGCGTAGCATCCGTGTTCTTGTGCGGTGTTCGATCCTCCAAATCTGAGTCGTGgttgttgtcatggtcgtccgccatggtggtgggatgacttccaggtccccggcaacggcgccaatgttccgtgggttacctgaaactagagGTCGATCTCTGTTGAGATCTCTTGCGTGAGTCGGAACAGTTGTGTCCAGCTTGATGATGGTGGTTTGGAGccgccgtgtccgacttgttggactgggtgacaatgctgatccttcgtccccggagggtggggggtacctgcaagggactccgatgcttaagttagcaagggtattaagcaagtattgagtagaatcagaatatgagttatacctgggtgctccagtgtatttatattGGTGAGATATGACCTTtgttggataagataagttagttatcttatcttatctttatctttaggattgaggtcagcgtatcttcagcggaaccgcccttatctttATAGGCTTAGGCCGtcttaggatttgggtcgtgttcctccatttgggccctttattgggctctcttgtcgatttggccgagctctctgAGAAGAGGTCGAATAGtctgacctaaagaggtcggtcgctttatcttcaatcatcccaggtcggatagctcgacccagggtatgaacactaaccattcacttaagggcttgagaagcaagcaacttttgagaTTTATGCAGGAAATTAGCCAACATTTAAAGACAATTTGCATTATGACTCAAAAGGGATACAACAGGAGGAAGAATGAAAAGCTGCAACCCAAAAGGTTGTGTCTGCACTTAATCCTTGTTGTTGAAGTACTTCAAATTGGAAATTcttgtatgtcttgctaaagtgttcatttAGTTGTAAGTGGAATTATTTGTCAAGAATGctgatctgcataatgcttgttatccattacttactttgaattttgttttgttttccatatgcttgaataaaagagaaatgtttgaattaggaagtaaatatccaatgttgcataagttagaatgaAAGTTAGTGGTGGTATTTGTTGATTTAATGCATGGCTCATGAAATAAATGCTGCATAATGATATGTTCTTTGAAGAAGGAACTAGTTTGCTATTATAAATGCTTGTATCAGTAAAGATCccttgagaataaaataaaatagaaagaaaaagaaagagaaaaaagcaAAAGTggcaaagaaaacaaacaataaggctaggcaccaatagcttggaccctaggacacatgcctgtggtgtttttgtactaggatatgcttggacaagtaagTTCTGAGGAGTATTTCAAAACTtggccacttagatcaactgatttgggattgCCAACtaaaagtccacaataaagagcaacctagctacaaaacacttagttatccaaagagatgctgggcatcaatgatcctaggaagaaaagggtgagccatgtgtctgtggtgaaggAATGTTGAGCAAAAATTTAAGCCAAAGGCTGCTGCAACATTTgccaccaagccttcaaagaataataagctcTCTGAGCAAAACAAGGAAAGAAAAGTCAGCAAGGGAACAAGCGAAAAAATGAAACCTTATAGTAGCAAGcttagtaagcctttgagggAATATCTCTTATGTAACAACTAgcaataattgagttatcattgtctgcataaaaactccatgaacCAAGTTCAACTATTTGCTTAATAAGGATATGCATGCTTCACTTTTTCAGTTCATTTCCTCTTAtgtttgatgcttgcttggggacaagcaagatttaagtttggtgttgtgatgacaagttatcatatacctatttttttagccaatttcacttgtttcattagtttttatgcactttcttgcatcataagtaagtgatttggagtgaaattGCATGATTTCCTtaaatcaatcaaccaccctttaattgacacaaaatcatgaaatttgagctaaaattaattggtttttaaataaatttaagctttgtgaattttgtgatgctttgattggttgttttgattgcTTGTAGGAGAAGAAACGGTTGAAAAAGGAATTTTGGGCACGCTTTTTGAAGAAAAAGCACGCTTTAgaccttaggccacgctttgaAAAGCGTAACCTAAGGAACCAAAAGCGTGGCGCATTGTGACCCAAGAAACCAAAAGCATGGGCAAGGGAGCAAGGAGTAGCGCAGCATCACCCAAGGAAACAAAGGCATTAGTGCTAAGTTAACTTAGTTAACTGAGCGCCCAAGTGAAAGGAGAAAAGCATTGGCGCTCAGTTAACTCATCTTACCTTTTTTGTGCCTTTGGAGAAAGAAATCAAGGTGCAACCAAGCAAAAGTGGGGGAGCCAAGTCTCGAACTGTGTACATAAGGGGACCAAGGGAGCGCTACTTGCTATTCTTCACCAAGGGAAATTAGCCAAAAAGCAACCACCAGGATTCGAACAAGGGAGCCCTCTCTTGCAAGGAAGGAGTGCTACCACTTGGCCAAGGAAATAAGCACCGAAGTGCACTCCTCAAGGCTCGAACCAAGTGCTTCAAGCCCACCAAACAAGGCTCTACACAAAGAGAATGGGCGCTAAGTTAAAACATTTTAACTGAGCACTACCCTGATTGCATGCATCAAGCATTGTGAGCACCACCAAGACAAGCCAAGGACACAAGGAGGGGCGCTCAGTTAAAACATTTTAACTGAGTGCTACCTTGGATGTATTGCACGCAACAATTCAAGCCTGGGAGGTGCACCATGGGTCCAATTTCCATCTAATTGCCAATTTGGATCCAATTTTCCATCAAATGAAAAGCCCACtccaaattctaaaaataaaaaatagaaagtgtataaataggacttataGATATGACTTTTGGCTTACACTTAttttcacttttgaattttcattagTTTTGAGCTTTGAATTGAGAATTGGGATTGAGAGCTGAGTTCTCTCCTCCTTGTTCTCACTTTTGATTTTCTTGCTTTCTGTTTATGAATTGTGGATAGAGATTGAAGGAATTCTATTTCAATCCTTGATCTATAATTCATCTTTgttctcttctgcataattctaAGGAATTGTGGATTGGATTTAGATTTCTGATTATATTTTCAAGTCTTCTGCTACTTTTGCTATCTTCCTTTGGATCTTGAATTGAGTTTTTGAAGAGTTCCATTGATTCAAATTCTGAGAATAATCTCTCACTCTTCCTCTCAATTGATCTAAGGATTGGATCTAAATCTTCCTTATTGTTTTCATCTTTCTTTCCTTCTGTAAATTGTTctttgttggatcaaggaaggtaGTGAGATCTAAACTtagttttctagtctcttgacCATTGAGATCTGTATTTTCATTTTAGTTCATCTGCTAAATGCTTCTTCAAGCTAATTCACTTCTCTGTTTAAGATCTATTTCAATTCAAGTCATCCTTTATTCTTctgcttgttgcaatttacttttctttgtttaaattctgcaatcccagctCCATGAGCCCTCTATCATTCatgtaatttacatttcttacaCTCTAAGTTTCTGTCCTTTACTTTACTTGTCCTTCAAgattcagctattttactttttGTCTCTCTAATTCACTGCAATTTCCCCTCTTCCTTtacaattcatgcaatttagcttctgtttaCTACAAATTACTCAAATCAActcttgtttgcttgactaaatcaaccactaaactaaaattgctcaatccttcaatccctgtgggatcgacctcactcatgtgagttattattacttgatgcgacccggtacacttgtcggttagatttgtgtgtttggaaattcgtttttccacaaaaacaccatcagggggtggtacctgcaaagacactccgatgcctaagtcagcaagaaGCTAAGCAagtttagagagtattgggactTAGAGTTACCTGAGggatgtcagtgtatttatagtggtgaaccaataaccaccgttgaagTAGTTCTACCTTTTAAGgaggataaccgtccctttatttTAGGGAAGTTGAGATATAGCTCCTAGAAGTGGATTGAGAGATTTTAGGAGTaattacttatttgaataaggaTTATCTACCAGCTAACCTTTGATCTCGATTCCTTTAGGGTAAAATTTGTCGAATCTATGGATTGGgcctttttatcttatttggacctgggccttagtattaggccagggtatgaacagtgcccctactcgagtccGATCTCTTTTGCTTAAGAGTTGGATTCAAGGCCTTTAGACTCGAGCTTGTAGCCGACATGAAATgggaaccgacgtgattttAAAACTGACgttattcaaaaattttcaacagTCACATCTAATCAAACGTCGCGTCCGTTAGGGGTTTCGTATTTACATGTGGGGAGCAGTTACATTGGTAACATCGCATATCTTTAATGATAGCCTCGTTTTACTATTTTACCCTTGGcgtatttataaatacttttccctcttcttgCCTTGTTTCtttctgaaaaagaaaactTCTTGCTCATGCTGAAAGAGAGACCTTTTGGCCTTCTTCCTTCGAGTGTTTCGGTTGTTGCTGCGCTTGATTTTCTTCTGCTTCTTGTAAACGAAGGTTAGTTCTTCCCTGTCCTCTTTCTCTTTTATATTGGTACTGCATTTTAGAGGAGGTTTTTATATGCTTCATTTTGCATTTCGAAAGTATTCCTGTGAGTCTGCCTGTAGGTTTAGTGACTTTGTGTTGTTGGGTAGACTGCTCCGGCCTTTTAGGGACCCTGTTATTGATCCTTCCCCCTTTTTTCTTTGCAGGTTTCATTGTCTTTTTTCCTACTGTAAAGATGTCTTCCATTGAGTCCCTTTCGCTATGGGTGGACGTCACTGTTCTTGGAGAGAGCCTATTAGTAGATACATACTATATCACCGACCTTCGTAcccaccacaggatctgtggttCTGATGATGACGAGCCAAAATATGAGTTGATTGccccgggtcctgaagaccggaTTTACTTTAGGAGGGCTGCTGACGCTGACCCTCATTTCTTTTTTATGTATGAGAACCTTTTTATCGGTCTGGGTGGTTTTTCTAGCTTTTACTAATTTTGAGATTGAGGTTCTGAACCACTGCCAAGTTGCTCCAACTCAGCTCCATCCCAACTCTTGGGGTTTTATGAAAATTTACCAGCTTGTCAGTCGAGAACTGGACTTTTCGACGTCTTTGAAGATTTTTTCTATCTCTTTCATATGACCAAGCCTTTCAGTGGGTAAAATAATAAGCAACAATGGATTTCTTTCTGGGCCATTCAAGGTCGGAAAGTTTTCAAcctttttgatgaatccttccacgactttaaaaactttttcttcaaaattCAAGTTGAaaagggtcaccacccctttttcctaGATCAAAATTCTTCTCCCCGATTTTCTCTTTACTGGTTAGAGGCCTCTCCTGTGGATAAGTATGGTCTGATTGACCTGGATGAGGTTGAGGAGGCTGTTGTGGGGTTCTTCAGAGAAGTTTGGGGGAGGGCCCCCTACTTGGATACAAAAACGTTTCTTCAGGGATCTTCGAGCTTTGTGTGGACCCAATCAGGTAGCtttattgttgattttgatTATTTCCAACCTATAGCATTCCGAGTTGCTATCTTTCGACTTTGTAATTTAACTTTCTACTTTCTTTTACAGAAATGGTGAAGAAAAGTTCCAGCTCTTCCTACCAGAAAGTACAGGATACCAAGAAGAGGTCTTGGGCCCGAGTTGATGCTGCCAGGGCTGCTAGcactcctcctcctcttcctccacCTCCTTATCCTCACAACTTGGGGACCTCCTCTCGTCCCATTATGGTatcctcttcttctccttcttctcttcctcctcctcctccccaATCTTCCCCTAAAcccgagaagaagaagcgtaagacttcagagtctggctcttcttttTCTAGGGAAGCTAATTTTGATGGACCTAAGTTCGTTTGGAATCATATCTATCCTTATACTCGGATTAATATGGATGATATTTCCGTTCTAAACCATCTTAATTTCTTGGTTCAGGGGAGTGTTCGTGCGGCTGGAGTATGTACAAAACTTcttgatattttggaaaagaCTCTCCTTAGCTCTTTGAGTTCCACCCAGAAGCTTGAGGAGCTAGAGGGGAGGATCTTCCTTTATTAGGAGGAGGAAAAAAGGCTGAAGGAGGAAGTCCCTGAGTTGATGGAGGAGATGACTCGGCTTTGGGAGAGGGAGAAGAAATTGATGGGCCAGTGTGCCATGGAGGAGGGCCTCAAGGAGAAGGCGGAATAGAATTATGTCAGGCTCTTCCGGGAGAACCTTGATTTGAAAAAAGAGTTGTCAGGATGTCGGGAGGCTTTCCAGGACTTGGAGGATTCGGTGGCCGAAGGTTCAGAGGAGGCTTCGAGGGTCTTTAAGGAACATGTTGGAGttattgctcccgacttggacctttcCTCCCTTGACCCTGACAAGATCGTGGTAAATGGGGCCATCGTTTTTCCTCCTCGTCCTGAGATGGCTTCAGAGCTGAAGACCCAGGGTCAGAAAATTGAAAAATCGCCCCTCGTGAGGGTCCACAAGAGGGATCCCAGCCGATGTCTTCGAGTGTTCCGACCTCAACTCCTAAAGAGCCTACTCCATCCTTCCTTGTTGTCGATCCGACTACCCTTCCTGCTGCTGCTGATCCGTCTTCTAGTGACTCTTAATTTTTCTCTTAAGTGATTTGAGCTATTTGGGACCCGACTTGTGGGCCCCCTTTGAACAATTTATCTTTTCTTGGTGGTTGTTGTTTGTTCTTGACTCTCTTGGCCTTTTACGGCCGTTAACAAAAAGGTTGATCTTTAATTTGCCATTTTTTGGACAAGGGCTTTTTAAAGAATCTTTTTTGCGTGTGCATGCTTCGTTATGAGTTTTTCTTGAAAACCTTTTTTTGATCTTCTTTGGAAAAACCTTTTAGGGCGGGTTGTTTTTTGTCTAAGTTACTTGTAGTTTTTCGAAGACTTGGAACAGCTTGCCTTAGTTTTTGGTGGATTTCGTTATCTCTTTTTGGGTTCCTTTCATATTCAATTTCCGTCTATTGAATCATTTTGTAACTTAGGTTATTTTCACAATGCATTTCCATTCTTCTCGGTTTTGCCGACTTGTAAATTGATAAATTTCCGAGTTTATCATGATCTActtttataacctctttacaccgacttgtacctcgtcgttttatcttGACGACcttctaggtcggttcatgggattttcatgTTTTGTCGAGTTTAAGTTCGgtgcgtttcgtagaaagaatgataataacttaaaagaaatttataaaGAGATGTGGGAAAAAggatatttatttattcacGAAGGTACTATTTACTACTAAGAGGTTGACAAATTGTTGCCCCTTAGCCCCCATtttgatgcctcgttaaaacccccTTTAGGAAAACCCTtctttttgggaaaaaatcatgaagtcaggaaaaaagagtacatcagggaatAGAGTTcacttttaactatagtaccttttcatattacaagcatgccacaaCCTAGGTAATTCGGTGCCGTTCAAGTCGGTCACCTTGTAGTAGCCTTTTCCTAGGACCTCTTTAGTTTTGTATGGCCCTTTCCAGTTGGCAACAAGATTTCCATCCCCAGATTTGTTAACTCCAATGTCATTTCTTATCAAGACCAAGTCATCCGGGGCGAAGCTTCTTCGAATGACCTATTTGTTGTATCTGTATGTCATCCTTTGTTTCAGCGCTGCCTCTCTTATTTGGGCTTGCTCTCGGACTTTAGGGAGTAACTCAAGTTcttctttgtgcccctgtacgTTGCCAACCTCGTTGTAGAAGCTCACCCTTGGACTTTTCTCATTGATTTCAACTGGTATCATGGCTTCTATGCCATAAGAAAGttggaagggtgtttctcctgtggcaaACTGAGGTGTAGTCCGATAAGCCCATAGTACTTGAGGGAgttcttcagcccaagctccctttgcatcttgcAACCTTTTCTTCAACCCTACTAGTATGACCTTGTTAGccgcctcggcttgcccatttgcttgtgggtgctctaccgaggtgaactgatgcttgatcttcatgctGGCTACCATGTTTCTAAAGGTAGAGTCGGTGAACTGAGTGCCATTATCAGTGGTGATAGAGTGAGGTTCcccataccttgtgataataTTTTTGTCGAGGAATTTCCAACTTCTCTGGGAAGTGATGGTAGCCAACGGTTCTTCTTCGATctactttgtgaagtagtctactCCCACTATCAGATATTTTACTTGCCCAGGTGCTTGGGAAAAAGATCCTAGTAGGTCAAATCTCCATTTTTcaaaaggccatggagaagttATTCTGATAAGCTCCTCGGGGGGAGCGACGTGGAAGTTTGCATGCATTTGGCATAGCTGACACTTCTTCACGAACTCGGTGGCATCTTTCAGCAAATTCAGCCAGTAGAACTCGGCTTGGATAACTTTCCTAGCCAGGGACCTTGTTCCGAGATGATTCCTACAGATACCATTGTGGACCTCCTCAAATACTTCCGTCGTCTTTGAATTCGGGACACActtcaataatggtgttgatGTCCCCCTTTTGTAGAGGGTATTTTTCACCAAAGTGTAGTTTTGCACTTCCCTCCGAATTTTTTTGGCCTCTTTTTCCTCTCTAGGTAGGGTgttgaattttatatatttgattagttggttcatccatccgaggtccAATCTGGACACTTCAAAGATATCTTGCTTAGCCTCTACTTTTGCGACAGAGGATTCttggagagtttcttggatcaggTTTCTATTGTTCCCTCCTGGCTTGGTACTTGCTAATTTGGAGAGGGCATCTGCCCTGCTATTGAGAttccgagttatgtgtttgatcTCAGTTTCTGCAAAATGCCTGAGATATTCCAAAGTTTTGTCCAAGTATCTCTTCATATTGGGGTCTTTAGCCTGATACTCCCCATTAATTTGTGAGGTCACCACTTGGGAGTCgctgaacacaactactttcgTTGCACCAACTTCTTCCGCCAGTTTTAACcctgcaatcaaggcttcatattctgcctgattgttagAAGCTGAGAATTCAAATTTGAGGGAGACATCTATTTGAGTTCCCTCTTAGTTGACTAATATTATGCCTGCACCGCTTCCAATTTTGTTGGAGGAGCCGTCCACGTATAACTCCCATGTTGTGGAGGCTTCCTTTTGATCTCCTGCGTATTCTGCCACGAAGTCGgtgaggcattgggctttaacTGCAGTCCGAGTTTCGTACTTTAAGTCGAATTTGGATgcctctattgcccattgaaccattctacCCGCAATATCCATCTTCTGGAGGATTTCCTTCATGGGCTGGTTCGTTTGAACCcttattgtgtgagcctgaAAATAAGGTGCAGCCTCCGAGAGGCTACTATTAAGCATACGCAAACTTCttaagtttttgataccttaaTTTAGGGCCTTGTAGGACTTTGCTGGTGAAGTATACAGGATGTTTCCCGACCTCGTCTTCCCATATTAGAGCTGATGCTACAGCTTTGTCTGCTACAGACAAATACAGGACGAGTTCTTCTCCAATGGCAGGTCGGGTCAGAATGGAAGGTTGGCTTAAAAACCTTTTGAACTCCTAGAATACTTtttcgcactcaggagtccattcaaattggcatccttttcttagtagaGAGAAGAGTGGTAGGGATCTTAATGCAGATCCCGCCAAAAACCTGGAGAGGACAGCAAGCCGGCCATTTAATTGCTGGACCTCTCTTAAGCAAGTCGtgcttttcatttctaggactGTTTTGCACTTGTCAGGGTTTGCTTCAATCCCTTTTTGTGTAAGCATAAATCCTAGATATTTTCCTGCCTCCAccgcgaaggtgcattttgctgGGTTCAATCTCATCCCATGCATTCTAATGGTGTTGAAGACTTGCGAGAGGTTTGTCAAGAGGTCGGCCTCATCCTTGGTTTTTACAAGCATGTCGTCTACATAGACTTCCATTAAATTCCCAAGGTGGGGAGCAAACACCTTGTTTATCAGCCTTTAATATGTGGCTCCAGCATTTTTCAGCCCAAAGGGCATGACCACATAGTAATAGTTTACTTTAGGCatgataaaagatattttttcttGGTCCGGCTTGTACATCAGGA is a window from the Arachis stenosperma cultivar V10309 chromosome 3, arast.V10309.gnm1.PFL2, whole genome shotgun sequence genome containing:
- the LOC130966142 gene encoding uncharacterized protein LOC130966142 — translated: MANVVLVKKQNGKWRMYVDYTDWNKACHKDPYPLPNIDTLEFKRFLSQPSILTRPAIGEELVLYLSVADKAVASALIWEDEVGKHPAHTIRVQTNQPMKEILQKMDIAGRMVQWAIEASKFDLKYETRTAVKAQCLTDFVAEYAGDQKEASTTWELYVDGSSNKIGSGAASNNQAEYEALIAGLKLAEEVGATKVVVFSDSQVVTSQINGEYQAKDPNMKRYLDKTLEYLRHFAETEIKHITRNLNSRADALSKLASTKPGGNNRNLIQETLQESSVAKVEAKQDIFEVSRLDLGWMNQLIKYIKFNTLPREEKEAKKIRREVQNYTLVKNTLYKRGTSTPLLKCVPNSKTTEVFEEVHNGICRNHLGTRSLARKVIQAEFYWLNLLKDATEFVKKCQLCQMHANFHVAPPEELIRITSPWPFEKWRFDLLGSFSQAPGQVKYLIVGVDYFTK